GGTTTAATAACATCCGTTGGAGTTTTGACCCTGGCTCGCTGGGGAATACTCTCTTCTTGCCGTTTTTTGTTCCCTTGCGGATTCTGTGAACATTGCAAGACTTATTAATGTTGATCCGGCAACAGTCATTGCTGATATCTCCCCAAGTCAGCGCAAATGCTTCTCCTGGTCTAGTTCCTGTAAAAAATAAAAATTTCACCAATGGGGCATAGCAAGAAAATAAATGATGATTTTCAAATGCTTGGATAATTAAGTCACGTTGCTCAAGGGTGAAAGCCCGTTGGTGGTCTTCGTCGCTCTTGCGTTTAGGTTTTTGAATTGTGAGTTTTTCAAACGGATTGTTAGTGATCAGTGCTGAGTTTTTGGCCCACGCGCAACACCTATTGAGACAGTTTAAAAAATCCCATGCCATGTAGTGAGTCAAATTATTTAATGCCCATTCCCGAATTTTGGCAGCATCTTCTAGTGATTGAGTAGGGAGTCTACCAATGTAGTTGGCGGTGGAGCGATATTTAGTAAGAATAGTTGTTTTTTCTAATTGGCTTGACTGAAACTCTGTGTAGCATTCCCAAAGTTGCTGTAAATCGTATTTATATTTTTTTGACGAAGTGATAGCGCCAACAATCGGTTTACTGGATGCCCGAAATTGGTAGCTTTCTAATGTATTGTCAAAGCGTCCTAGTGTAATATCATTGGCGAT
The genomic region above belongs to Aulosira sp. FACHB-615 and contains:
- a CDS encoding tyrosine-type recombinase/integrase, which codes for MDEDKWINVDPRTKKLSIRFRVRGFDKQFYISSGLKDTKRNREIVRTKRDAIANDITLGRFDNTLESYQFRASSKPIVGAITSSKKYKYDLQQLWECYTEFQSSQLEKTTILTKYRSTANYIGRLPTQSLEDAAKIREWALNNLTHYMAWDFLNCLNRCCAWAKNSALITNNPFEKLTIQKPKRKSDEDHQRAFTLEQRDLIIQAFENHHLFSCYAPLVKFLFFTGTRPGEAFALTWGDISNDCCRININKSCNVHRIRKGTKNGKKRVFPSEPGSKLQRMLLNHRPESYNPSDLVFLSKAGSPMNSGVMFSFWHEWKSNRGEKTYKYPGVVKSLADEGHIPYLKPYSTRHTFATWAISSGISPDKVALWIGDTVETVLKYYCHPEIVSAECPDF